In Pseudoalteromonas tetraodonis, the genomic window TACGTTAAATAATTTACTCGCTACCAAAGAGTGCGTAGTTAATATTGTTAGCCATTCGCTTGTTGAACAAATGAACCAAAGCTGCGCTAACTATCCACGTGACGTGAGTGAGTTTGATGCTGCAAATATACAGCGTACCCCCAGCCAATTAGTCAGTGTGCCAAGTGCTGCTGCGTCAAAAGTGCGCTATGAATGTAAGTTGCGAGAGGTGATTACTATTTCAGATGAGCCAAGCGGTGGGCAAATGATGCTGTTAGATGTAGTGGGTATTTTTCTCGACGACACCGTTTTAGTGAACGGATATATTGATCCAACGCGTTTAGATGCGGTGGGTAAAATGGGCGGCGATTATTTTAGTACCACGAAAGACAAATTTGCACTAAAGCGCCCACAGTTATAAAGCAATGTTGGTAACCTATTATTCGGTTTGTGGTAAAAAGAATGCACTTATAGCACCTAAAAAACCAAGGGTGCTGTAAAGTAAAATTAGCTCAGCGGTTGATAAAAAAGCCTCGAGTAAACCTATACTACCCAGAAGTAGTAATAACACCCCAATTACCGTGTTACTTACCGATACATAATCGGTGCGTTTATTGCCCTCAGCCATATCAACAAGGTAAGTTTTTCGCCCTAAACGCACGCCTTGGTGTGCAACTGAGAGTAAAAAATACAATATAGGCATAACCCACCAATTTAGCAGTAGTGCGCTATACCAAGTGGCAATAACAAATACGGCTAAGCCATTAAATGTGACTAATATAGCGCTAAGCACTAAAACACGCTGGCTAGATAAATCACTGAGCCTGCCCCAAATAGGCGCCGAGACTAAACTAGCAAAGCCAGAAACGGCAATAAAAGTGGCAAGCAGAGAAAATTCAAAAGACTGTTTACTGGCTAAAACTATATAAAAAGGGGCACTTAGAGCTGAGCATAAAAGTAGCGCACGGGTAACAACAAAATGGGCAAATTGTTTATCTTTATAAAGCAGCTTAAGTTTAGAAAACGCATGCAGCAAGCCATTTTCACCGCCATCGGTTGCCCCTTTATATTCATTTATTTGGCTGTAAAAAAAAGCCGCGATCACCCACATTATTGCACCGAGTGCTAAGGCTATAATGACGGTGTTTTGATCTTTTTGTTGTGAAAAAAACCACATGAGCAAGCCAAACGTTAAGGTGGCAAAACCGGCAATACTGGCAGCTAAGCCACTAATATTACCGCGCTGTTGCTTAGGAATAACTTTTCCAAGCACATCTTTTGCGGCCACCGAGTTAAACCCTCTAGCTAAGCTAAATAAAATTAATAAACCAATAATGGCGTAACCCGCAAGCTTGCCCTCAAGTGTAAACGCGACACCAACCATAGCCAAAATACATAAAGACTGCACAATAGCGCCAATAACCCACACCCATTTACGAATAGGCAATTGGCGGATAAAGCCAGCAATAGCTAACTGTGGCAGCAGTGAACCCGACTCTCTAATAGGTACTAGCCAAGCAATAAAACTCGCTGGCACGTTTAAGCTTTGCATTAACCACGGCAGCGTTATTTTGGGATTGAGTAGCGCATCAGCAAACTTACTAAACAGTTGGCTTAGCAGTAAAGTAATAAAATTACCGGGGACTTCTTGGCATGCGTTATCGTCAATGGCCTTACACGCGCGAGCATCTTCTTCGTTATTTAAGCGTTTATAAATTTGCTCTTTTGTTAGTTTTTTCACTCTATTTTACCGCTGTATAAGTACAAATATTTATATATATTAAGATGATATGGTTAACATATCTACTTTACTCATTGTTTTTAAGCTCATATGGCAACCACTTTAGAAGTTTTTTAAATAATATGTCTTGCGCAATGGGCTTAGAAATATAGTCGTTCATTCCAACCTGTAAGCACTTAGCTTTATCGCCCACCATAGCGTTTGCTGTCATAGCAATAATAGTAATTGGGGGATTTTTACTTCCAGCTTCATTTACTCTTATATGGGTTGTGGCTTGGTAACCATCCATCACTGGCATTTGGCAATCCATTAAAATGAGTGAGTACGGGTTATGGGAAGTTGTTTGTTTTAAATATTCGAGCGCGTGCTGGCCATTTTCTGCAATATCAATGCTATTAATTCCTATTTTTTTAAGCGTGGTAGAGGCGACGATTTGATTAATGTTGTTATCTTCAACCAGTAAAATACGAATGTTTTTGTCCCACACAATATCATCGCTCGACAAAGGCTGAGTGTCAGATAAATCCTCAGTAATGAGGCTGCTATTACTATGCTGTTTATCGCTAAAGCAGGTCGATAGCATCTTAAAAAGATTTTGTGTGATTATGGGCTTTGTAACAATGGCTGAAAACCGAGACGCTTGATATAAATCGCGCTGTTTATTTAGCTCACCCGTGGTCATTAAAACAACATGCGCAGCCATAAGATCTACTTCTTTATCAAGGGTTTTACTTAAGGTTAAAGCATCGCCGTCACTTAGCTGCATATCAATCATAATTAAATCAAAACAA contains:
- a CDS encoding response regulator — its product is MGDAGRLKQILTNLVNNALKFTHKGEVQVIAKLTPINNNQMRFNCQVIDSGIGISAAQQAKLFKSFSQVDSSTTRKYGGTGLGLAIVKKLCHLMEGDIQVQSKENKGSNFSFNVVLKRSKNPQKVLPPVDMSSLNILIVCSNQTQSSILHKQFTKWGATAVISPSAKQAVQICQQYIEKQNLCFDLIMIDMQLSDGDALTLSKTLDKEVDLMAAHVVLMTTGELNKQRDLYQASRFSAIVTKPIITQNLFKMLSTCFSDKQHSNSSLITEDLSDTQPLSSDDIVWDKNIRILLVEDNNINQIVASTTLKKIGINSIDIAENGQHALEYLKQTTSHNPYSLILMDCQMPVMDGYQATTHIRVNEAGSKNPPITIIAMTANAMVGDKAKCLQVGMNDYISKPIAQDILFKKLLKWLPYELKNNE
- a CDS encoding flavin reductase family protein produces the protein MFLDLTDNSNHSVYSYLVGGISPRPIAWVSTLSEEGVANIAPYSFFTVASCNPPVLSVTQVNPRDNANKDTLNNLLATKECVVNIVSHSLVEQMNQSCANYPRDVSEFDAANIQRTPSQLVSVPSAAASKVRYECKLREVITISDEPSGGQMMLLDVVGIFLDDTVLVNGYIDPTRLDAVGKMGGDYFSTTKDKFALKRPQL
- a CDS encoding MFS transporter — protein: MKKLTKEQIYKRLNNEEDARACKAIDDNACQEVPGNFITLLLSQLFSKFADALLNPKITLPWLMQSLNVPASFIAWLVPIRESGSLLPQLAIAGFIRQLPIRKWVWVIGAIVQSLCILAMVGVAFTLEGKLAGYAIIGLLILFSLARGFNSVAAKDVLGKVIPKQQRGNISGLAASIAGFATLTFGLLMWFFSQQKDQNTVIIALALGAIMWVIAAFFYSQINEYKGATDGGENGLLHAFSKLKLLYKDKQFAHFVVTRALLLCSALSAPFYIVLASKQSFEFSLLATFIAVSGFASLVSAPIWGRLSDLSSQRVLVLSAILVTFNGLAVFVIATWYSALLLNWWVMPILYFLLSVAHQGVRLGRKTYLVDMAEGNKRTDYVSVSNTVIGVLLLLLGSIGLLEAFLSTAELILLYSTLGFLGAISAFFLPQTE